A region from the Methylovorus glucosotrophus genome encodes:
- the rpsR gene encoding 30S ribosomal protein S18 yields the protein MARDMFKRRRYCRFSAEGIKEVDYKDVDLLKDFINENGKIIPARITGTKARYQRQLTTAVKRARFLALLPYTDKH from the coding sequence ATGGCACGTGATATGTTCAAACGCCGCCGCTACTGCCGTTTCTCGGCAGAGGGCATTAAAGAAGTAGACTACAAGGATGTAGATCTGCTGAAAGATTTCATCAACGAAAACGGCAAGATCATCCCTGCACGCATTACCGGCACCAAGGCCCGTTATCAGCGTCAGCTGACCACCGCCGTCAAGCGCGCCCGTTTCCTGGCGCTGCTGCCATACACCGATAAGCACTAA
- a CDS encoding cystathionine beta-lyase, with amino-acid sequence MTKKHSRWTELVQPEDLAGTRGAVFSSLVGSMERASTVVFPDVKSMRERDWRSKTQYSYGLLGTPTTRRLENKLALIDGVQHALLLPSGLAAVSLIFLALLKSGERVLLPRNAYQPGVDLARMLAVRFGIEVDFYDPLQPEAVPFTANTRLLWVETPGSVTMEVADLRQLAELAHARGVLVAADATWSAGIAQNVFALGADIAMQALTKYQSGGSDVMMGSVSTDDDALHEQLLKTHMQLGLGVSPEDCQLVLRSLPHYRLRYLAQDIAARKLAEWLSSQPGIARVLHPALPSCPGHAIWQRDFTAAASLFSVLFEPDIAQACIDRFVEALALFHIGYSWGGAVSLAIPYDVRDRYPHSGGLVRFYVGLEDVDDLIADVEQALAQTINL; translated from the coding sequence ATGACAAAAAAGCATTCCCGCTGGACGGAATTAGTGCAGCCTGAGGACTTGGCCGGCACCCGCGGAGCGGTGTTTTCCAGCCTGGTCGGTAGTATGGAACGAGCGTCTACCGTGGTCTTTCCGGATGTCAAAAGCATGCGCGAGCGGGATTGGCGCAGCAAAACCCAATACAGCTATGGCTTGCTTGGTACGCCTACGACGCGGCGGCTGGAGAATAAACTTGCTTTGATTGATGGCGTGCAGCATGCATTGCTGCTGCCTTCCGGTTTGGCTGCTGTCAGCCTGATTTTTCTGGCATTGCTGAAAAGTGGCGAGCGCGTGCTGTTGCCGCGCAATGCCTATCAGCCAGGGGTCGACCTGGCGCGCATGCTGGCGGTGCGTTTTGGCATTGAGGTCGATTTTTATGATCCCTTGCAACCAGAGGCTGTGCCTTTTACTGCCAACACACGCCTGCTCTGGGTGGAAACGCCAGGGTCGGTGACCATGGAAGTGGCTGATCTGAGGCAATTGGCTGAGCTTGCTCACGCACGAGGCGTTCTCGTGGCAGCCGATGCTACGTGGTCTGCCGGCATAGCCCAGAATGTGTTTGCCCTGGGCGCCGATATAGCCATGCAGGCGCTGACCAAATACCAGTCCGGCGGCAGTGATGTGATGATGGGCAGCGTCAGTACCGACGACGATGCGCTGCATGAGCAATTGCTGAAAACCCATATGCAGCTGGGGCTGGGGGTGAGCCCAGAGGATTGCCAGCTGGTGTTGCGCAGTCTGCCCCATTATCGCCTGCGCTATCTGGCGCAGGATATCGCGGCCCGCAAGCTCGCTGAATGGCTGTCATCGCAACCGGGTATTGCGCGTGTCTTGCACCCGGCCTTGCCCAGTTGTCCTGGGCATGCCATCTGGCAGCGTGACTTCACTGCCGCTGCCAGTCTGTTTTCTGTCTTGTTCGAGCCCGATATTGCGCAGGCCTGCATTGATCGTTTTGTTGAAGCCCTGGCGCTATTCCATATTGGCTACAGCTGGGGCGGGGCGGTGAGTCTGGCGATCCCTTATGATGTGCGTGACCGGTATCCGCATAGCGGCGGCCTGGTGCGCTTTTATGTCGGGCTTGAAGATGTGGATGACCTCATTGCCGATGTTGAGCAGGCATTGGCGCAGACGATCAATCTGTAA
- the rpsF gene encoding 30S ribosomal protein S6: protein MRHYEVVFIVHPDQSEQVPAMIERYRTLVTSNGGAIHRLEDWGRRQLAYPIQKIHKAHYVLMNIECNQTVLEELEHAFKFNDAVLRHLTIATKEAVVAPSPMMKEEKSKSLLGKDEAAPAEEAAA, encoded by the coding sequence ATGCGACATTATGAAGTAGTGTTCATCGTCCATCCGGACCAGAGCGAACAAGTGCCAGCCATGATCGAGCGTTACCGTACCCTGGTAACTTCCAACGGCGGCGCTATCCACCGTCTGGAAGACTGGGGCCGTCGTCAACTGGCTTACCCTATCCAGAAAATTCACAAGGCACACTACGTGCTGATGAATATCGAATGCAATCAAACCGTGCTGGAAGAGCTTGAGCATGCATTCAAGTTCAATGACGCCGTTCTGCGTCATCTGACCATTGCGACCAAAGAAGCTGTTGTTGCTCCATCCCCCATGATGAAGGAAGAAAAATCCAAGTCATTGCTGGGCAAGGATGAAGCCGCTCCTGCTGAGGAAGCTGCTGCTTAA
- the alr gene encoding alanine racemase, which produces MRPITATIHLAALQHNLRRVRDYAPHARTMAVVKANGYGHGLLNVARGLAEADGFAVLRLQEALELRAAGYRQTLLLLEGVFESAELNAAADAGVSIVVHAEHQIAMLEQASLPVPIAVFVKMNTGMNRLGFVPQAFASAVARLAACPQVSSITLMTHFATADEAPGIATALQRFEAGAAGMQYPKSLANSAAILRHPESHADWVRPGIMLYGATPVQSVTAAHFGLQAVMHLQSELIAVQTLPPGESLGYGATFVAERETRVGIVACGYADGYPRHAPGGTPIAVAGQVSKTLGRVSMDMLFVDITDIPAADIGSPVELWGATIPVDAVAEACGTVGYELLCAVTSRVNFKVVHG; this is translated from the coding sequence ATGCGTCCCATTACCGCCACTATTCATCTTGCTGCCTTGCAGCACAACCTGCGCCGCGTTCGTGACTATGCGCCGCATGCGCGCACCATGGCGGTCGTCAAAGCGAATGGCTATGGCCATGGCCTGCTGAATGTGGCGCGTGGCCTGGCTGAGGCCGATGGATTTGCTGTCCTCCGTTTGCAAGAGGCACTGGAGCTGCGGGCGGCGGGTTATCGACAAACCCTGTTGCTGCTTGAAGGCGTGTTTGAGTCTGCGGAGTTGAATGCGGCTGCCGACGCCGGAGTGTCCATCGTCGTGCATGCTGAACACCAGATTGCCATGCTGGAGCAGGCAAGCTTGCCAGTACCCATCGCCGTGTTTGTCAAAATGAATACCGGCATGAATCGCCTGGGTTTTGTGCCTCAGGCATTTGCATCTGCCGTTGCACGCTTGGCCGCTTGCCCCCAGGTGAGCAGCATTACCCTGATGACCCATTTTGCCACGGCCGATGAAGCGCCAGGCATTGCCACGGCCCTGCAGCGATTTGAAGCGGGCGCTGCCGGCATGCAGTATCCGAAATCCCTTGCCAACTCGGCTGCCATTTTGCGCCATCCTGAAAGTCATGCCGACTGGGTGCGCCCTGGCATCATGCTGTATGGCGCAACACCGGTGCAATCGGTCACGGCCGCCCATTTTGGACTGCAGGCGGTGATGCATCTGCAATCGGAGCTGATTGCCGTGCAGACCTTGCCCCCCGGGGAGAGCCTGGGCTACGGCGCCACGTTTGTGGCCGAGCGCGAAACCAGAGTTGGGATAGTGGCTTGTGGCTACGCCGATGGTTATCCACGCCATGCGCCTGGCGGCACGCCCATTGCCGTGGCCGGGCAGGTGAGCAAGACCCTGGGGCGCGTTTCCATGGATATGCTGTTTGTCGATATCACGGATATTCCAGCAGCTGACATCGGCAGTCCGGTCGAACTATGGGGCGCCACCATCCCCGTGGATGCCGTCGCGGAGGCTTGCGGAACGGTGGGCTACGAGCTCCTTTGTGCGGTGACTTCG
- the dnaB gene encoding replicative DNA helicase: MADDILESLKLPPHSVEAEQSVLGGLLLENEAIDRIADLLGPADFYRHDHRLIFEHIARLIERNKPADIVTVAESLENSAELSGVGGIAYLGALAQNTPTAANIRRYAEIVHERAVMRKLVEVGSGIAESAYNPQGRDAQQLLDEAEAKIFQIAEGGRKTSQGFLDMKTILPKVADRIDYLYQRENQGGVTGVPTGFSDLDERTSGFQPGDLIIVAGRPSMGKTAFSLNIAENVALETKLPVAVFSMEMAATQLAARMIGSVGRLDQHRMRNGNLEDEDWVRLTTALGKLNDAPVFIDEGAGLSSFEVRARARRLHRQTGKLGLIVVDYLQLMTGAAGRQSENRATEISEISRSLKALAKELDVPVVALSQLNRGLEQRTDKRPVMSDLRESGAIEQDADLILFIYRDEVYNPDSQDKGTAEIIIAKQRNGPIGRVRLTFMGQFTRFENHVSGSSFQDEY, from the coding sequence ATGGCTGACGATATCCTTGAATCCCTGAAATTACCCCCGCATTCGGTAGAAGCCGAGCAGTCTGTGCTTGGCGGCCTGCTGCTTGAGAACGAGGCGATTGACCGCATTGCTGACCTGCTCGGACCTGCCGATTTTTATCGTCACGACCACAGGCTCATTTTTGAGCACATCGCACGCCTCATCGAGCGTAACAAGCCTGCCGATATCGTTACCGTCGCCGAGTCGCTGGAGAATTCTGCCGAGCTGTCCGGCGTGGGCGGTATCGCTTATCTGGGGGCGCTAGCGCAAAACACGCCTACCGCCGCCAACATCCGCCGCTATGCAGAAATCGTGCATGAGCGTGCCGTCATGCGCAAGCTGGTGGAAGTGGGGTCCGGCATTGCCGAGAGTGCTTATAATCCGCAGGGGCGCGATGCCCAGCAACTGCTTGATGAAGCCGAGGCCAAAATATTCCAGATCGCAGAAGGTGGACGCAAAACCTCGCAAGGCTTTCTGGACATGAAGACCATTCTGCCCAAAGTGGCAGACCGTATTGATTACCTCTACCAGCGCGAGAACCAGGGCGGCGTCACGGGCGTGCCCACCGGATTCAGCGATCTGGATGAGCGAACCTCTGGCTTCCAGCCTGGCGATCTGATTATTGTCGCAGGCCGCCCATCCATGGGTAAAACAGCGTTCTCGCTGAATATTGCCGAGAATGTGGCGCTGGAAACCAAACTGCCTGTCGCCGTATTTTCGATGGAAATGGCGGCGACACAGCTCGCTGCTCGTATGATCGGTTCGGTAGGGCGCCTGGATCAGCACCGCATGCGTAATGGTAATCTGGAAGACGAGGACTGGGTGCGCCTCACCACCGCGCTGGGCAAGTTGAATGACGCTCCGGTATTCATTGACGAAGGTGCGGGCTTGAGCTCCTTTGAAGTGCGTGCGCGTGCGCGCCGTTTGCATCGCCAGACCGGCAAGCTGGGCTTGATCGTGGTCGACTATTTGCAGCTGATGACGGGTGCGGCTGGTCGGCAGAGTGAAAACCGCGCTACGGAAATCTCCGAAATCTCCCGCTCACTCAAGGCCTTGGCGAAGGAGCTTGATGTGCCGGTAGTGGCATTGTCCCAGCTTAACCGCGGCCTGGAGCAGCGCACTGATAAACGTCCAGTCATGTCCGACTTGCGTGAATCCGGCGCTATCGAGCAGGATGCCGACTTGATTCTGTTTATCTACCGTGATGAAGTCTACAACCCTGACTCACAGGACAAGGGCACGGCGGAAATCATTATCGCCAAGCAGCGTAACGGCCCGATTGGCCGGGTACGTCTTACCTTCATGGGCCAATTCACGCGATTCGAGAATCACGTCTCTGGCAGTTCCTTCCAGGACGAATATTAA
- the priB gene encoding primosomal replication protein N, producing the protein MSSTTLEANQLVIAGEVVQIAELRYTPAGIPLLSFTLQHISEKTEAGMQRRVECAVPVIAMGSIAEQHKHLKEGTRARAAGFLAKRSMKSTQLVLHITTLEII; encoded by the coding sequence TTGAGTTCTACCACGCTGGAGGCTAATCAGTTAGTCATCGCGGGCGAAGTGGTGCAGATTGCAGAACTTCGTTACACGCCAGCAGGAATACCGTTGTTGAGTTTTACCCTGCAGCATATCTCGGAAAAAACCGAGGCAGGCATGCAGCGCAGAGTCGAGTGTGCAGTGCCGGTAATTGCGATGGGCTCCATCGCAGAGCAGCACAAGCACCTCAAGGAAGGAACCAGGGCCCGTGCGGCCGGATTCCTCGCCAAGCGCAGCATGAAAAGCACGCAACTGGTATTGCACATTACTACATTAGAGATAATCTGA
- the rplI gene encoding 50S ribosomal protein L9, which yields MQVILLEKVVNLGNLGDIVKVKDGYGRNFLIPQGKAKRATEANKAEFAARRAELEKQQAELLVAAQKRAEALVEYVLAVSQKAGVDGRLFGSVTNGDIAEALTAKGVQVAKAEVRMPNGPLKTIGDHSVSIALHHDVVVEITVSVTGEA from the coding sequence ATGCAAGTTATTCTGTTGGAAAAAGTCGTTAACCTGGGTAACCTCGGTGACATCGTTAAGGTAAAAGACGGTTACGGCCGTAACTTCCTGATTCCTCAAGGCAAGGCAAAGCGCGCTACTGAAGCCAACAAGGCTGAATTCGCTGCTCGCCGCGCTGAACTGGAAAAGCAACAGGCTGAACTGCTGGTTGCTGCTCAGAAACGTGCTGAAGCACTGGTTGAGTACGTATTGGCTGTGAGCCAGAAGGCTGGCGTTGATGGCCGTCTGTTTGGTTCCGTTACCAATGGCGACATCGCTGAAGCGCTGACTGCCAAGGGTGTGCAAGTGGCCAAGGCTGAAGTACGTATGCCTAACGGTCCTCTGAAGACCATCGGTGATCACTCTGTCAGCATCGCGCTGCACCACGATGTGGTTGTTGAAATCACCGTGTCAGTGACTGGCGAAGCTTAA
- a CDS encoding putative Na+/H+ antiporter, giving the protein MSPTSIQITAAIIFGIALLHTFSAKFFESLAHRNPRHAGLLHLLGEVEVVFGFWAFILIGLMAVMTGGEQAIEYAESRHYTEPLFVFVVMVVAASKPILQAVQQIIAVIARLLPINTAVAQAWLCLAVVPLVGSFITEPAAMTLAALMLAPQVFRHGIPEWLKYAALGVLFVNISIGGTLTSFAAPPVLMVAATWQWDSAFMLAHFGWKAAIAVLFNATIITIMLRKHLRQAPAGKTSPGQKTPLLVSGIHFLFLAGVVMFAHHPVIFMGLFLLFLGFTQAYERYQNPLILKEGLLVGFFLAGLVVLGGMQQWWLQPIVASLEPVALFFGAVALTAVTDNAALTYLGSLIMGISDESKYMLVAGAVAGGGLTVIANAPNPAGVALLKNGFQDASIGAGQLLLGALPPTLVAIVCFFML; this is encoded by the coding sequence TTGAGCCCGACTTCTATTCAAATCACCGCCGCCATCATTTTTGGCATTGCCCTGCTTCACACCTTTAGCGCCAAATTCTTTGAGAGTCTGGCCCATCGCAACCCGCGACATGCCGGGTTACTGCATTTATTGGGCGAAGTAGAGGTCGTCTTCGGTTTCTGGGCTTTTATATTGATTGGATTGATGGCAGTGATGACAGGCGGCGAGCAAGCCATTGAGTACGCCGAATCCCGGCATTACACCGAGCCACTGTTTGTTTTTGTCGTCATGGTGGTGGCGGCATCCAAACCTATCTTGCAAGCCGTACAGCAAATCATTGCCGTGATCGCGCGGCTATTGCCCATCAATACTGCCGTGGCCCAGGCCTGGCTTTGCCTGGCCGTTGTGCCGCTGGTGGGTTCATTCATCACCGAGCCTGCCGCCATGACACTGGCAGCACTGATGCTGGCACCGCAGGTGTTTCGCCATGGCATCCCCGAGTGGTTGAAATATGCCGCCCTGGGTGTGCTGTTCGTGAATATCTCGATTGGCGGCACGCTGACATCGTTTGCTGCCCCGCCGGTGCTGATGGTCGCCGCCACCTGGCAGTGGGATAGCGCTTTCATGCTGGCCCATTTTGGGTGGAAAGCAGCCATAGCCGTGCTATTCAATGCCACCATCATCACCATCATGCTGCGCAAGCACCTCCGCCAGGCACCTGCCGGAAAAACCAGCCCAGGCCAGAAAACGCCATTGCTGGTATCGGGCATCCACTTCCTGTTTCTGGCGGGCGTGGTCATGTTCGCACATCACCCGGTCATTTTCATGGGCCTGTTCCTGCTGTTCCTGGGCTTTACCCAGGCCTATGAACGCTATCAAAACCCGTTGATCCTGAAAGAAGGCCTGCTGGTCGGCTTTTTCCTGGCGGGCCTGGTCGTGCTGGGCGGCATGCAGCAATGGTGGTTGCAACCTATCGTGGCAAGCCTTGAGCCTGTCGCGCTGTTCTTTGGCGCCGTAGCATTGACGGCCGTCACCGATAACGCCGCCCTCACTTATCTGGGATCTCTGATCATGGGCATTTCAGACGAATCAAAATACATGCTGGTCGCCGGGGCTGTTGCGGGTGGCGGGCTCACCGTGATTGCCAATGCCCCCAACCCGGCGGGCGTCGCCTTGCTGAAAAATGGCTTTCAGGATGCCTCAATAGGCGCAGGGCAATTATTACTCGGCGCCTTGCCCCCTACCCTGGTGGCGATTGTGTGCTTCTTCATGCTCTAA
- the glgA gene encoding glycogen synthase GlgA codes for MKVARLRILFVSSEAHPLIKTGGLADVSGSLPAALRDQGEDVRLLIPGYPSVMKKLQDQAKVLELQDLPYVGRASLVLGKMPDTGVEVLAIDCPSLYQRAGNPYLDTTGRDWEDNPVRFGVLSMIAARLGCSDSPLQDWIPDIVQCNDWQTGLTPAYMQFHIRYQPDVRRARCVFGIHNLAFQGCFGQEWVARLGLPADSYQMQGLEYYGQMSFLKAGVFYADALVTVSPTYAREIQTPEFGFGMQGLLAERGSEIRGILNGIDVDEWNPAADVHLAQAYNENTLPKKQAVKLALQQQQGLQPAAQRPLLGVVSRLTHQKGLDMLLPIADALITEQQCQLVLLGGGEAALEQGFRALAQRHPGSVSVSIGYNEALSHQIMAGADIFVMPSRFEPCGLNQMYGMRYGTPPVVNRTGGLADSIIDTAPASLQAQTATGFVMDAADTTELYNTLRRSINYFHDQATWQKIQQNGMRRELGWKQSAKEYINVYQSIR; via the coding sequence ATGAAAGTCGCTCGATTGCGTATTCTTTTTGTTAGCTCAGAAGCTCATCCCCTCATCAAAACTGGTGGTCTGGCCGATGTCAGCGGCTCTCTCCCTGCGGCATTGCGGGACCAGGGCGAAGATGTCCGGTTACTGATTCCTGGCTACCCGTCGGTCATGAAAAAACTGCAGGACCAGGCGAAAGTACTGGAACTGCAAGACCTGCCATACGTCGGCCGTGCCAGCCTGGTGCTGGGGAAAATGCCCGACACCGGCGTTGAGGTGCTCGCCATTGACTGTCCCAGCTTGTATCAACGCGCAGGCAACCCCTATCTGGATACCACAGGACGCGACTGGGAAGATAATCCGGTGCGTTTCGGCGTACTGTCCATGATCGCAGCGCGGCTCGGCTGTAGCGACAGCCCCCTGCAAGACTGGATTCCCGACATCGTGCAATGCAACGACTGGCAAACCGGCTTAACTCCCGCTTACATGCAATTTCATATCCGTTACCAGCCCGATGTGCGCCGGGCACGCTGCGTATTCGGCATCCACAATCTGGCCTTTCAAGGCTGCTTTGGTCAGGAATGGGTAGCACGACTAGGCTTGCCAGCGGACAGTTATCAGATGCAGGGGCTGGAATATTACGGGCAGATGTCTTTCCTCAAAGCGGGTGTGTTCTACGCCGATGCGCTGGTGACAGTGAGCCCGACTTACGCCCGGGAAATCCAGACGCCGGAATTCGGCTTCGGCATGCAGGGCTTGCTGGCAGAGCGTGGCAGCGAAATACGCGGAATACTGAATGGCATTGATGTCGACGAATGGAACCCGGCTGCCGACGTCCATCTGGCCCAAGCCTATAATGAAAACACGCTGCCAAAGAAACAGGCGGTCAAGCTGGCGTTGCAACAGCAGCAAGGCCTGCAACCAGCAGCCCAGCGACCATTGCTTGGGGTGGTCAGCCGCCTCACCCATCAAAAAGGGCTGGACATGCTGCTCCCGATTGCGGATGCGCTGATTACGGAGCAGCAATGCCAGCTGGTGCTGCTGGGCGGCGGAGAGGCTGCACTGGAGCAAGGTTTTCGTGCGCTTGCGCAGCGTCACCCAGGCTCGGTCAGCGTGAGCATTGGGTATAACGAAGCCCTGTCGCACCAGATCATGGCAGGCGCGGATATTTTCGTCATGCCATCGCGCTTTGAGCCATGTGGCCTGAATCAGATGTATGGCATGCGCTATGGCACCCCGCCAGTGGTCAATCGTACCGGTGGCCTGGCCGACTCCATCATCGATACCGCCCCAGCGAGCCTGCAAGCGCAAACCGCGACCGGCTTTGTGATGGATGCTGCCGACACCACGGAGCTTTACAACACGCTGCGACGCTCGATCAACTACTTTCATGACCAGGCCACCTGGCAGAAAATTCAACAGAACGGCATGCGCAGGGAGCTAGGCTGGAAGCAAAGCGCGAAAGAATATATTAATGTCTATCAGAGCATTAGATAA
- the ppc gene encoding phosphoenolpyruvate carboxylase, translating into MVIGEHGMTSRIYSHNEKLLRENIRYLGRVLGEVIKSKEGEETFDRIEAIRTAAVNFHRHGNTKAAKSLEKLLKTLTVEQAIPVIRAFSYFKHLVNIAEDLHAHQQSRLVEDQAVPGMLTHSLQKLAASDLDAAEIGDFFANALISPVLTAHPTEVQRKSILDTERALSLLLVEKSNVVSIREAERNERMIVGAITTLWQTRILRFSKLTVANEIENALSYYRMTFLQVIPELMQDFENDLRHVFADKLSPEYKLPSFLQMGSWIGGDRDGNPFVNGATLEQAIIQQSATAFAYYLEQVEALRSELSLSTRLVGVTPALGKLAEASGEQSLHRQDETYRLALNGIHARLAQTAKLLVNERGDVRREISAIPYTSAEALLADMNVIAESLQSQQGEALIYPRLGKLIKAIETFGFHLATVDLRQSSDVHELVIKELFLKAGQDFNYATLDEDEKVEVLLEELKQPRLLFSPFQQYSELVQSEMEVLQKARGIRAGYGKRAIRQYIISHTETLSDLLEVALLQKETGMLRGVWGSAKVQMDLNIVPLFETIADLRHAPMIMGQWLSLLGIRHLLRYQGNEQEIMLGYSDSNKDGGFITSNWELYKAEISLVELFRQANIRLRLFHGRGGTVGRGGGPTYQAIMAQPQGTVDGQIRLTEQGEIIANKYSEPRVGRQHLETLVAATIDGSLFPPDPLLAKKRRSFEIIMEELSATAMTAYRTLVYETAGFAEYFFNATPISEIAELNIGSRPASRKATQRIEDLRAIPWGFSWGQCRLLLPGWFGVGSAIHEYLFIEDKLQPTRLKTLHDMLEQWPLFRSLISNVDMVLAKTDLAVAQRYSMLVPDKKLREGIFAAIEHEYQLTTEALNLLLNSTERLSSNPALANSIQNRLPYLDPLNHLQVELIRQYRQGATNDRVKLAIHLTINGIAAGLRNTG; encoded by the coding sequence ATGGTTATTGGGGAGCATGGAATGACAAGCCGGATTTATAGCCATAACGAAAAGCTGTTGCGCGAAAACATACGCTACCTCGGCCGAGTGCTGGGTGAGGTGATTAAGAGCAAAGAGGGCGAAGAGACGTTCGACCGCATTGAGGCAATACGAACAGCGGCGGTCAACTTTCATCGGCATGGCAATACCAAGGCAGCCAAGAGCCTGGAAAAGCTGCTCAAAACACTGACAGTAGAGCAGGCGATACCCGTCATACGGGCTTTCAGTTACTTCAAGCATCTGGTCAATATCGCCGAAGATCTGCATGCGCATCAGCAAAGTCGTCTGGTGGAAGATCAGGCCGTGCCCGGCATGCTGACGCATTCACTACAGAAGTTGGCGGCCAGTGATCTGGACGCTGCAGAAATTGGCGACTTTTTTGCCAATGCACTGATTTCGCCTGTGTTAACCGCACACCCAACTGAGGTGCAGCGCAAAAGCATCCTCGATACCGAGCGGGCGCTTTCCCTGTTGCTGGTTGAAAAGAGCAATGTGGTGTCCATCCGCGAAGCCGAGCGCAACGAGCGCATGATCGTGGGCGCGATTACGACCTTGTGGCAGACCCGTATCCTGCGCTTCAGCAAGCTCACGGTGGCCAATGAAATCGAAAATGCGCTGAGCTATTACCGCATGACCTTCCTGCAGGTGATTCCCGAGCTGATGCAGGATTTTGAAAACGACCTGCGCCATGTGTTTGCCGATAAGCTGAGTCCGGAATACAAGCTGCCATCGTTTTTGCAGATGGGCAGCTGGATAGGCGGCGATCGCGATGGCAATCCCTTCGTCAATGGCGCTACGCTGGAGCAGGCCATTATTCAGCAGTCGGCTACGGCATTTGCCTATTATCTGGAACAGGTGGAGGCCTTGCGCTCGGAGCTTTCACTGTCCACGCGCCTGGTGGGTGTGACGCCGGCGCTGGGCAAATTGGCGGAGGCATCCGGAGAGCAATCCCTGCACAGGCAGGATGAAACCTATCGACTGGCGCTCAATGGCATACACGCCCGCCTGGCCCAAACGGCCAAGCTGCTGGTGAACGAGCGTGGCGATGTGCGGCGCGAGATCAGCGCCATCCCATATACCAGTGCCGAGGCTCTGTTGGCCGATATGAATGTGATTGCAGAGTCGCTGCAAAGCCAGCAGGGCGAGGCGCTGATCTACCCACGGCTAGGCAAGCTGATCAAGGCCATTGAGACTTTCGGGTTTCATCTGGCTACAGTGGATTTGCGGCAAAGCTCTGATGTACATGAGTTGGTGATCAAGGAGCTTTTTCTCAAGGCTGGGCAGGACTTCAACTACGCCACGCTGGATGAGGATGAAAAAGTGGAAGTGCTGCTGGAAGAGCTCAAGCAGCCACGCTTGCTGTTTTCGCCGTTTCAGCAGTATTCGGAGCTGGTGCAGTCTGAAATGGAGGTGCTGCAAAAAGCCCGCGGCATACGCGCTGGATACGGCAAGCGCGCCATACGCCAGTACATCATTTCCCATACCGAGACCTTGTCTGACCTGCTCGAAGTAGCTCTGCTGCAGAAAGAAACCGGCATGTTGCGCGGGGTATGGGGCTCGGCCAAGGTACAGATGGACCTAAATATCGTCCCGCTGTTTGAAACCATTGCCGACTTGCGGCATGCGCCCATGATCATGGGGCAATGGCTGAGCCTGCTGGGTATCCGCCATCTGCTGCGGTATCAGGGCAATGAGCAGGAAATCATGCTGGGCTATTCGGACAGTAATAAGGACGGGGGCTTCATTACCTCCAACTGGGAGCTGTACAAGGCCGAAATTTCGCTGGTGGAGTTATTCCGCCAGGCCAATATCCGCCTGCGGCTATTCCACGGTCGTGGCGGCACGGTGGGGCGTGGCGGCGGCCCGACCTATCAGGCCATCATGGCGCAGCCACAAGGCACGGTCGATGGTCAGATACGCCTGACCGAGCAGGGCGAAATCATCGCCAACAAATACTCCGAGCCCCGGGTCGGCCGCCAGCATCTGGAAACGCTGGTGGCGGCCACTATTGATGGTTCGCTGTTTCCACCTGACCCTTTGCTGGCAAAAAAGCGGCGCTCCTTCGAGATCATCATGGAGGAGTTGTCAGCCACGGCCATGACCGCATACCGTACCCTGGTGTATGAAACAGCCGGGTTTGCCGAGTATTTCTTTAATGCCACGCCTATCTCGGAAATCGCCGAACTGAATATCGGCAGCCGTCCTGCCTCGCGCAAGGCTACCCAGCGCATTGAAGATCTGCGCGCCATCCCCTGGGGATTTTCCTGGGGGCAATGCCGTTTGCTGCTGCCAGGCTGGTTTGGCGTAGGCAGCGCCATTCATGAGTATTTGTTCATTGAAGATAAATTGCAGCCGACACGTCTCAAAACACTGCATGACATGCTGGAACAATGGCCACTGTTCCGCAGCCTGATTTCCAATGTGGACATGGTACTGGCCAAGACCGATCTTGCCGTGGCGCAGCGTTACTCCATGCTGGTGCCGGACAAGAAGCTGCGTGAAGGCATTTTTGCCGCCATTGAGCATGAATATCAGCTGACGACAGAAGCGCTTAATCTGCTGCTGAACAGCACGGAGCGCCTGAGCAGCAATCCGGCGCTGGCCAATTCCATTCAGAATCGCCTGCCGTACCTGGATCCGCTCAATCACCTGCAGGTTGAGCTGATCCGGCAGTACCGCCAGGGCGCGACCAATGATCGGGTCAAGCTGGCGATACATCTCACTATCAATGGCATTGCCGCCGGGCTGCGCAATACCGGATAA